CAGGACCGGCAGAGATACCTGCGCGTTTCCTTTGTGTTAATTTAGGGCTTTTTAGATGGTGTTTCCGCCCACAGTGCTTAATTTTGGGCAGTTGTTTATACGTACAAGAATATTTCATGCTTCGCGTTATATAGCTGTTTAGGCATAAAACGATGATCCCCAGTAGAGGAATTCCGTATCTTCTTATTTATGAAGGGTATAGACGGCCTTTGCGGGGCTCTTGGTCCTGAGTCAACACACGGTGCCCGGGCAGGTATCAGCACAGAGGCTGAAAACATTTCGCTATTTCAAGATGCTTAAAACGAAGAAAGAGATTATTTTAGAAACGGCCCTGAATCTTTTCGCTGACAAAGGATATGAGGCCACACCCACCAGCCTGATTGCGAAGGAGGCGGGGGTGTCGGAGGGCCTTATCTTCAAACACTATATCAGCAAAGAGAACCTGCTGGAGGCGGTGGTGAAGGCCGGTTACAGGCGCATCACTGACAGAAGCAAGGGCCTGGTAGTGGAAGAGGACCCGCACAGGCTGATTGAGACCGTGCTCGACATGCCCCTGAAACTGGTGGAGGAGGAGCGCAACTTCTGGCGCATGCAGTTCCGCCTCGTCGATGAGGAGATCTCGCAGAAACACCACATGCGC
This window of the Pontibacter russatus genome carries:
- a CDS encoding TetR/AcrR family transcriptional regulator, which gives rise to MLKTKKEIILETALNLFADKGYEATPTSLIAKEAGVSEGLIFKHYISKENLLEAVVKAGYRRITDRSKGLVVEEDPHRLIETVLDMPLKLVEEERNFWRMQFRLVDEEISQKHHMRYSQSVMQKLEGAFKKLGYAEPELETEILMLLVEGLWRMYLLNEDKGHFVKMLDLIKAKYRK